The following are encoded together in the Streptomyces sp. NBC_01465 genome:
- a CDS encoding GNAT family N-acetyltransferase — protein sequence MTIRTEVQVRPGTEADLEALTDLYNHFIRETAITFDTDPFTPEQRRPWLVSHPEDGPHRLLVAQDAETGGILGYATSSAFRPKAAYATSVEATVYCAPGAGGRGIGTLLYKALFEALADEDVHRAYAGITMPNEASVRLHTRFGFEPVGVYGEVGRKFGEYHDVAWFEKKL from the coding sequence ATGACAATACGTACAGAAGTGCAGGTCAGGCCGGGTACAGAGGCCGATCTGGAAGCCCTCACGGACCTTTACAACCACTTCATCCGTGAGACCGCGATCACATTCGACACGGATCCCTTCACCCCCGAGCAGCGCCGCCCGTGGTTGGTCTCCCACCCTGAAGACGGCCCGCACCGCCTCCTGGTTGCTCAGGACGCCGAGACCGGCGGGATCCTCGGGTACGCGACCAGCAGCGCCTTCCGCCCCAAGGCCGCCTACGCCACCTCCGTCGAGGCCACCGTCTACTGCGCCCCCGGCGCCGGCGGCCGCGGCATCGGCACTCTCCTCTACAAGGCCCTCTTCGAGGCCCTCGCGGACGAGGACGTGCACCGTGCGTACGCCGGTATCACCATGCCCAACGAGGCCTCGGTCCGCCTCCACACCCGGTTCGGCTTCGAGCCGGTCGGGGTCTACGGAGAGGTCGGCCGCAAGTTCGGCGAGTACCACGACGTGGCCTGGTTCGAGAAGAAGCTCTAG
- a CDS encoding sigma-70 family RNA polymerase sigma factor — protein sequence MATRAVARRTDRASSVRAVGGEIADRDLVGMYLDEIARTPLLDAAKEVELSQDIEAGVYAQQILDGTVESDGGGASREELEALVAESERAKDVFIRSNLRLVVAVARRYPRAGLPLLDLIQEGNAGLVRAVEKFDYAKGFKFSTYATWWIRQAITRSIADQSRTIRLPVHLVEELGRIRRVVREFNREHGRDPEHTEIAAELDTKPERVADVLDWARDPVSLNMPVDDAGETQFGDLLEDTSAVSPEQSVMTLLRSEELDDLIGKLDGRTASIIKMRYGIVDGRERTLTEVGKEHGLTRERIRQIEKHALLELKKMARDTGFDAAA from the coding sequence ATGGCAACCCGTGCCGTCGCCCGTCGTACCGACCGGGCAAGCAGCGTTCGCGCCGTAGGCGGGGAGATCGCCGACCGCGACCTGGTCGGCATGTACCTCGACGAGATCGCCCGTACGCCCCTCCTCGACGCCGCCAAGGAGGTCGAGCTCTCGCAGGACATCGAGGCGGGCGTCTACGCCCAGCAGATCCTCGACGGCACTGTGGAGAGCGACGGCGGCGGCGCCTCGCGCGAGGAGCTCGAGGCGCTCGTCGCCGAGAGCGAGCGCGCCAAGGACGTCTTCATCCGCTCCAACCTCCGCCTCGTCGTCGCCGTCGCCCGCCGCTATCCGCGGGCCGGTCTGCCGCTCCTCGACCTGATTCAGGAGGGGAACGCGGGCCTGGTGCGCGCGGTCGAGAAGTTCGACTACGCGAAGGGCTTCAAGTTCTCCACGTACGCGACCTGGTGGATCCGCCAGGCCATCACGCGCTCGATAGCGGACCAGTCGCGGACGATCCGGCTCCCTGTCCACCTGGTGGAGGAGCTGGGCCGCATCCGCCGCGTCGTGCGCGAGTTCAACCGCGAGCACGGGCGCGACCCGGAGCACACGGAGATCGCCGCCGAGCTGGACACGAAGCCCGAGCGGGTCGCCGACGTACTGGACTGGGCGCGCGACCCGGTCTCGCTGAACATGCCGGTGGACGACGCGGGCGAGACGCAGTTCGGGGACCTCCTGGAGGACACCTCGGCCGTCTCTCCCGAGCAGTCCGTGATGACGCTGCTCAGGAGCGAGGAGCTCGACGACCTGATCGGCAAGCTCGACGGTCGCACCGCGTCGATCATCAAGATGCGGTACGGCATCGTGGACGGCCGCGAGCGCACGCTGACCGAGGTCGGCAAGGAGCACGGTCTGACGCGCGAGCGGATCCGCCAGATCGAGAAGCACGCCCTGCTCGAACTGAAGAAGATGGCGCGCGACACGGGCTTCGACGCGGCGGCGTAA
- a CDS encoding helix-turn-helix transcriptional regulator, giving the protein MTDTPARLLQLLSLLQTPREWPGGELADRLEVSRRTVRRDIDRLRDLGYPVQATMGSEGGYRLVAGKAMPPLVLDDEEAVAIAVGLRAGAGHAVEGIEEASVRALAKLEQVLPSRLRHRVSTLQAATIPLTSGDGATIPPETLTVLAGTATGQERLRFGYRSGDGTETKRLVEPYRLVSTGRRWYLVAYDIDREDWRTFRVDRVSEPFATGARFAPRELPVGSAAEYLRRSLSRAGRQEQETLVLDITFEAPADFVAARLPQGLTPEVLGERRCRLRAEAADSLEWLAVRLALVDAEFTVHEPPQLVDHLAELGARLSRASTAGAP; this is encoded by the coding sequence ATGACGGACACTCCGGCACGGCTGCTGCAGCTCCTCTCCCTTCTCCAGACCCCTCGCGAATGGCCCGGCGGCGAGCTCGCCGACCGGCTCGAAGTGAGCCGGCGGACGGTACGGCGCGACATCGACCGGCTGCGGGACCTCGGCTATCCCGTCCAGGCGACGATGGGCTCCGAGGGCGGCTATCGGCTGGTCGCCGGGAAGGCCATGCCGCCTCTCGTACTGGACGACGAGGAGGCCGTCGCCATCGCGGTCGGGCTGCGGGCCGGCGCCGGGCACGCGGTCGAGGGGATCGAGGAGGCGTCGGTGCGGGCCCTGGCCAAGCTGGAGCAGGTGCTGCCCTCCCGGCTGCGGCACCGGGTCTCCACGCTCCAGGCCGCGACCATCCCGCTGACCAGCGGAGACGGCGCGACGATCCCGCCCGAGACGCTGACTGTGCTGGCGGGTACGGCGACGGGGCAGGAGCGGCTGCGGTTCGGGTACCGGTCGGGGGACGGGACGGAGACCAAGCGGCTCGTGGAGCCGTACCGCCTGGTGTCGACCGGGCGGCGCTGGTACCTCGTCGCGTACGACATCGACCGCGAGGACTGGCGCACCTTCCGCGTCGACCGGGTCAGCGAGCCCTTCGCGACGGGGGCGCGGTTCGCCCCGCGCGAGCTGCCGGTCGGGAGCGCCGCCGAGTATCTGCGCCGGTCGCTCTCCCGGGCCGGGCGGCAGGAGCAGGAGACCCTCGTGCTCGACATCACCTTCGAGGCGCCCGCCGACTTCGTGGCGGCCCGGCTGCCCCAGGGGCTCACCCCCGAGGTACTGGGCGAGCGGCGCTGCCGGCTGCGGGCCGAGGCGGCCGACTCGCTGGAGTGGCTGGCGGTACGGCTCGCTCTGGTGGACGCCGAGTTCACGGTGCACGAGCCGCCGCAACTGGTGGACCACCTGGCCGAGTTGGGCGCCCGGCTGAGCCGGGCGAGCACAGCAGGAGCCCCCTGA
- a CDS encoding MFS transporter, with product MTSTPAATPAGVAAPSDRRRWFALAIVMTAAFMDLVDVTIVNIAIPSITKDTGATSSQIQWITAGYALAFAAMLITGGRLGDIYGRKKLFLLGISGFTLASALCGFAANPEMLVASRILQGGMAAMMVPQVLSIVHATFPAEERGKVFGLFGAVVGLGAVMGPLLGALLTEWNIAGLEWRPIFLINLPVGIAGLLLGRKFISESKAPKALKLDLVGVVLVIVALLMLLFPLIQGRELGWPVWGYAMMAGSLVVIAGLVAYEKKKTARDGSPLIELSLFKVKSFAAGIAVQTTFGIALGIFFLVWTLYMQMGLGWSALKAGTTGIPFSIAVSAAAGMSVQLLVPRFGRKVLQAGALTMIAGLLIYIWEVDRYGATIAPWQMALPLVVMGVGMGLIVAPLTDAVLSEVPKGHSGSASGLINTVQQMGNALGLGLVSVVFFGSISDHLVPTEIEPTFANAFMDSLWWVVAVLAVIFVVMFALPKKPKLGAEEAAVADEMPQEPVLTH from the coding sequence ATGACCTCAACACCAGCAGCAACACCTGCAGGGGTGGCGGCCCCTTCTGACCGCCGCAGGTGGTTCGCGCTCGCCATCGTGATGACCGCGGCCTTCATGGACCTGGTCGACGTGACGATCGTGAACATCGCGATCCCCTCGATCACGAAGGACACCGGCGCCACGTCCAGCCAGATCCAGTGGATCACCGCCGGCTACGCGCTCGCGTTCGCCGCGATGCTCATCACCGGCGGCCGCCTCGGCGACATCTACGGCCGCAAGAAGCTCTTCCTGCTCGGCATATCGGGATTCACCCTGGCCTCCGCGCTCTGCGGCTTCGCCGCCAACCCGGAGATGCTGGTCGCCTCGCGCATCCTGCAGGGCGGCATGGCCGCGATGATGGTGCCGCAGGTCCTCTCCATCGTGCACGCGACGTTCCCGGCGGAGGAGCGCGGCAAGGTCTTCGGCCTCTTCGGCGCGGTCGTCGGCCTCGGCGCGGTGATGGGCCCCCTGCTCGGCGCCCTGCTGACCGAGTGGAACATCGCGGGTCTGGAATGGCGCCCGATCTTCCTCATCAACCTGCCGGTCGGCATCGCGGGCCTGCTGCTTGGACGGAAGTTCATCAGCGAGTCGAAGGCACCGAAGGCGCTGAAACTGGACCTGGTGGGCGTGGTCCTGGTGATCGTCGCCCTGCTGATGCTGCTCTTCCCGCTCATCCAGGGGCGTGAGCTGGGCTGGCCGGTCTGGGGTTACGCCATGATGGCGGGCAGCCTCGTGGTCATCGCGGGTCTCGTCGCGTACGAGAAGAAGAAGACGGCCCGCGACGGCTCGCCGCTCATCGAGCTGTCGTTGTTCAAGGTGAAGAGCTTCGCGGCGGGCATCGCGGTGCAGACGACCTTCGGGATCGCGCTGGGCATCTTCTTCCTGGTCTGGACGCTGTACATGCAGATGGGCCTCGGCTGGAGCGCCCTGAAGGCGGGCACGACGGGCATCCCGTTCTCGATCGCGGTCTCGGCGGCGGCCGGCATGTCGGTGCAGCTGCTGGTCCCGCGCTTCGGCCGGAAGGTGCTCCAGGCGGGCGCGCTGACGATGATCGCGGGCCTGCTGATCTACATCTGGGAGGTCGACCGCTACGGCGCGACGATCGCCCCCTGGCAGATGGCGCTCCCGCTGGTGGTCATGGGCGTGGGCATGGGCCTGATCGTGGCCCCGCTGACGGACGCGGTCCTCTCGGAGGTCCCGAAGGGGCACTCGGGTTCGGCGTCGGGGCTGATCAACACGGTGCAGCAGATGGGCAATGCGCTGGGTCTCGGCCTGGTGTCGGTGGTCTTCTTCGGCTCGATCAGCGACCACCTGGTGCCGACGGAGATCGAGCCGACGTTCGCGAACGCGTTCATGGACTCGCTGTGGTGGGTCGTGGCGGTGCTCGCGGTGATCTTCGTGGTGATGTTCGCACTCCCGAAGAAGCCGAAGCTGGGGGCGGAGGAGGCGGCGGTCGCGGACGAGATGCCGCAGGAGCCGGTGCTCACGCACTGA
- a CDS encoding DeoR/GlpR family DNA-binding transcription regulator: MYATERHQEILRLAREGGRVDVLSLADEFQVTAETVRRDLKALDRAGLLRRVHGGAIPAGRLDFEPDLAERESTAADEKDRIAQAAIAELPSEGSVILDAGSTVARLANVFPLDCDLTVVTHALPVAARLADHPGIDLHLVGGRVRNRTRAAVDAWALRAYGEIRADVVFVGANGFSPDHGLTTPDLAEAAVKRAVLAAARRVVLLADSAKYGQEHFARFGDLSQVDLLITDTHLSPQDAAAIEAAGTEVVRA; the protein is encoded by the coding sequence ATGTACGCAACGGAGCGCCACCAGGAGATCCTGCGCCTCGCCCGCGAGGGCGGCCGCGTGGACGTCCTCTCCCTCGCGGACGAGTTCCAGGTCACCGCCGAGACCGTCCGCCGCGACCTCAAGGCCCTCGACCGCGCGGGCCTCCTCCGCCGGGTCCACGGCGGCGCCATCCCCGCAGGCCGCCTCGACTTCGAGCCGGACCTCGCCGAGCGCGAGTCGACCGCCGCCGACGAGAAGGACCGCATCGCGCAGGCCGCGATCGCCGAACTCCCCTCCGAGGGCAGCGTTATCCTCGACGCGGGCTCGACGGTCGCACGCCTCGCGAACGTCTTCCCTCTCGACTGCGACCTGACTGTCGTTACCCACGCCCTCCCGGTCGCCGCCCGCCTCGCCGACCACCCCGGCATCGACCTCCACCTGGTCGGCGGCCGTGTCCGCAACCGCACCCGCGCCGCGGTCGACGCCTGGGCGCTCCGTGCGTACGGCGAGATCCGCGCCGACGTCGTCTTCGTCGGCGCCAACGGCTTCTCACCCGATCACGGCCTCACCACCCCCGACCTCGCCGAAGCAGCCGTGAAGCGTGCCGTCCTCGCCGCAGCCCGCCGCGTCGTCCTCCTCGCGGACTCCGCCAAGTACGGCCAGGAGCACTTCGCCCGCTTCGGCGACCTCTCCCAGGTCGACCTGCTCATTACCGACACCCACCTCAGCCCCCAGGACGCCGCCGCCATCGAGGCGGCCGGCACGGAGGTCGTACGCGCATGA
- the pfkB gene encoding 1-phosphofructokinase, whose translation MILTVTPNPSLDRTYEVPALERGEVLRATTDRMDPGGKGVNVSRAVAAAGHRTVAVLPLGGAPGALVAELLAAEGIEVAQVPVAGHTRSNISVAEPDGTLTKINATGPELTAAESELLLSTIRTHSAAADWIACCGSLPPGLAPEWYAALVAGAHGAGVRIALDTSGPSLLAALPERPDVVKPNADELAQAVGRPLATVGDAVKAAEELRELGAAAVLASLGADGQLLVAEDGTYFASAPVETVRSNVGAGDASLAGFLAAGGTGPDALRAAVAHGAAAVQLPGSVMPAPQDLDLAAVTLTAEVPLDRVLTEQGSPR comes from the coding sequence ATGATCCTCACCGTCACCCCCAACCCGTCCCTGGACCGCACCTACGAGGTCCCGGCCCTGGAACGCGGCGAGGTGCTCCGCGCCACCACCGACCGGATGGACCCGGGCGGCAAGGGCGTCAACGTCTCGCGTGCCGTCGCCGCCGCGGGCCACCGCACGGTCGCGGTCCTCCCGCTGGGCGGCGCCCCCGGCGCGCTCGTCGCCGAACTCCTCGCCGCGGAGGGCATCGAGGTGGCCCAGGTCCCGGTGGCCGGCCACACCCGCTCGAACATCTCCGTCGCCGAACCCGACGGCACCCTCACCAAGATCAACGCGACAGGCCCCGAACTGACCGCCGCCGAGTCCGAGTTGCTGCTCTCCACCATCCGCACGCACTCCGCCGCCGCCGACTGGATCGCCTGCTGCGGCAGCCTCCCCCCGGGCCTCGCGCCCGAGTGGTACGCGGCCCTGGTGGCCGGGGCCCACGGTGCGGGCGTCCGTATCGCCCTCGACACCTCGGGCCCCTCCCTCCTCGCGGCCCTCCCCGAACGCCCCGACGTCGTCAAGCCCAACGCCGACGAACTCGCCCAGGCCGTCGGCCGCCCCCTCGCCACGGTCGGCGACGCGGTCAAGGCGGCGGAGGAGCTACGGGAGTTGGGCGCGGCCGCCGTACTGGCCAGCCTCGGTGCGGACGGCCAGCTGCTGGTGGCGGAGGACGGCACGTACTTCGCGAGCGCCCCCGTGGAGACCGTACGAAGCAACGTCGGCGCCGGCGACGCCTCGCTGGCCGGGTTCCTGGCGGCCGGCGGCACGGGCCCCGACGCCCTGCGCGCGGCGGTCGCCCACGGGGCGGCGGCCGTTCAACTCCCCGGCAGCGTGATGCCGGCCCCCCAAGACCTGGACCTGGCAGCGGTCACCCTGACCGCAGAGGTTCCGCTCGACCGCGTACTGACGGAGCAAGGGAGCCCCCGATGA
- a CDS encoding PTS fructose transporter subunit IIABC, with product MSEMITAALVDLDLDATANTKQEAARSLAERMVALGRVTDLDGFLADVAAREAQMPTGLDGGIGIPHCRSAHVTEPTLAFGRSAQGIDFGAPDGPADLIFLIAAPAGADDAHLTILSSLARQLMNEEFTTALRNAPDATQAAALISGDNPTQAESTQPEPIQAHAGQNQAPPAIEERGPGGGAPEQEAAPTPAAPFRIVAVTSCPTGIAHTYMAAESLENAGRAAGVELTVETQGSAGFTRLDPAAIAAADAVIFAHDVPVREKERFAGKPTVDVGVKAGINRPAELIAEVRGKAARGEITEAGKPSPVEAAGEGDDGYGTKLRKWLMSGISYMVPFVAAGGLLIALGFAIGGYKVDKAPSVMEHFIWTDSTSWAALLFQIGGLAFAFLVPVLAGYIAYGMADRPGLVPGFVGGSIAVAINAGFLGGLVAGLMAGAIVMAIQKVRIPAPLRGVMPVVVIPLISTAVVGFLMFMVVGKPIAKLQGALTDWLNGLSGANAIILGVILGLMMCFDLGGPLNKVAYAFAVGGLANPTDGSLKVMAATMAAGMVPPLAMALATTVRGRLFTKTERENGKAAWVLGASFITEGAIPFAAGDPLRVIPACMAGGAVTGALSMAFGCTLRAPHGGIFVVPLIGNPFLYLLAIVAGTAVSAALVILLKGMRKAAPETAADQVPAPDEAKVPVAA from the coding sequence ATGAGCGAGATGATCACTGCGGCCCTGGTCGACCTCGACCTGGACGCGACCGCCAACACCAAGCAGGAGGCGGCCCGTTCACTCGCGGAACGCATGGTCGCTCTCGGCCGGGTCACCGACCTGGACGGCTTCCTCGCCGACGTCGCGGCCCGCGAGGCCCAGATGCCGACGGGCTTGGACGGCGGCATCGGCATCCCGCACTGCCGCAGCGCCCATGTCACGGAGCCGACGCTGGCCTTCGGCCGTAGCGCACAGGGCATCGACTTCGGCGCCCCGGACGGCCCGGCGGACCTGATCTTCCTGATCGCGGCCCCGGCGGGAGCGGACGACGCACACCTGACGATCCTGTCGTCACTGGCCCGCCAGCTGATGAACGAGGAGTTCACGACGGCGCTGAGGAACGCGCCGGACGCGACGCAGGCGGCGGCCCTGATCAGCGGCGACAACCCAACTCAAGCTGAGTCAACTCAACCCGAGCCAATTCAAGCCCACGCCGGGCAAAATCAAGCCCCTCCGGCGATTGAGGAGCGGGGGCCCGGGGGCGGAGCCCCCGAACAGGAGGCCGCACCCACCCCCGCCGCACCGTTCCGCATCGTGGCCGTCACCTCCTGCCCCACCGGCATCGCCCACACCTACATGGCAGCCGAGTCCCTCGAAAACGCGGGCCGCGCCGCAGGCGTAGAGCTCACCGTGGAAACCCAGGGCTCAGCCGGCTTCACCCGCCTCGACCCCGCCGCCATCGCCGCCGCGGACGCCGTGATCTTCGCGCACGACGTCCCGGTCCGTGAGAAGGAACGGTTCGCCGGAAAGCCCACCGTCGACGTCGGCGTGAAGGCCGGAATCAACCGCCCGGCCGAGCTCATCGCCGAGGTACGCGGCAAGGCAGCCCGCGGCGAGATCACCGAAGCCGGAAAGCCGAGCCCCGTCGAAGCGGCAGGCGAAGGCGACGACGGCTACGGCACCAAGCTCCGCAAGTGGCTGATGTCCGGTATCAGTTACATGGTCCCGTTCGTCGCCGCAGGTGGCCTCCTCATAGCTCTCGGCTTCGCCATCGGCGGCTACAAGGTCGACAAGGCCCCCTCCGTGATGGAGCACTTCATCTGGACGGACTCCACCAGCTGGGCGGCGCTGCTCTTCCAGATCGGCGGCCTCGCCTTCGCCTTCCTGGTCCCGGTCCTGGCGGGCTACATCGCGTACGGAATGGCCGACCGGCCAGGTCTGGTCCCCGGCTTCGTCGGCGGCTCGATCGCCGTCGCGATCAACGCGGGCTTCCTCGGCGGTCTGGTCGCGGGTCTGATGGCGGGCGCGATCGTCATGGCCATCCAGAAGGTCAGGATCCCGGCGCCCCTGCGCGGTGTGATGCCGGTCGTGGTGATCCCACTGATCTCCACAGCAGTCGTCGGCTTCCTGATGTTCATGGTCGTCGGCAAACCCATCGCCAAGCTCCAAGGGGCCCTGACCGACTGGCTCAACGGCCTCTCCGGAGCCAACGCGATCATCCTCGGCGTCATCCTCGGCCTGATGATGTGCTTCGACCTCGGCGGCCCGCTCAACAAGGTCGCGTACGCCTTTGCGGTCGGCGGCCTCGCCAACCCGACCGACGGTTCGCTCAAGGTGATGGCCGCGACGATGGCCGCCGGAATGGTCCCGCCGCTCGCGATGGCGCTGGCCACGACCGTACGCGGACGCCTCTTCACCAAGACCGAGCGGGAGAACGGCAAGGCGGCCTGGGTGCTCGGCGCCTCCTTCATCACGGAGGGCGCGATCCCCTTCGCCGCGGGCGATCCCCTGCGCGTGATCCCGGCCTGCATGGCGGGCGGCGCGGTCACCGGCGCCCTGTCGATGGCTTTCGGCTGCACCCTGCGCGCCCCGCACGGCGGCATCTTCGTGGTCCCGCTGATCGGGAACCCGTTCCTCTACCTGCTGGCGATCGTCGCCGGTACGGCGGTCTCGGCCGCGCTCGTCATCCTGCTCAAGGGGATGCGCAAGGCGGCCCCCGAGACGGCCGCCGACCAGGTCCCGGCCCCGGACGAGGCCAAGGTCCCGGTGGCGGCCTGA
- a CDS encoding VC0807 family protein — translation MRRTNVLTVWGPTVLFSILLPWITYGMLTDHGVHEVPALLLISCWPLVELAVFFGIHRRVDEFSMLILITLVLGALSALAYNSAKLLFLKDSALTGLLGVAFLVSLALKRPLIFYFGRKFGTDGTAEGVADWNAMWDKYPGFRTTQRRLTIVWGVAFLLEAGVKAALVYVLDTDTMVGVSNVLPFVVLGLLMVHTIRTGRKGRARRAATEAAEAQPLGATPPPSEA, via the coding sequence ATGCGAAGAACCAACGTACTGACGGTCTGGGGACCGACGGTCCTGTTCAGCATCCTGCTGCCCTGGATCACGTACGGAATGCTCACCGACCACGGGGTGCACGAAGTCCCGGCCCTGCTGCTCATCTCCTGCTGGCCCCTGGTGGAGCTGGCCGTCTTCTTCGGGATCCACCGGCGCGTGGACGAGTTCTCCATGCTGATCCTGATCACGCTGGTCCTGGGGGCGCTCAGCGCACTCGCGTACAACAGCGCGAAACTGCTCTTCCTCAAGGACTCCGCGCTGACCGGACTGCTCGGCGTCGCGTTCCTGGTCAGCCTGGCGCTGAAGCGGCCGCTGATCTTCTACTTCGGCCGGAAGTTCGGCACGGACGGGACGGCCGAGGGAGTCGCCGACTGGAACGCCATGTGGGACAAGTACCCCGGCTTCCGCACCACGCAGCGGAGGCTGACGATCGTGTGGGGTGTGGCGTTCCTGCTGGAGGCCGGGGTGAAGGCGGCTCTGGTGTACGTCCTGGACACCGACACGATGGTCGGCGTCTCCAATGTGCTGCCGTTCGTGGTGCTCGGGCTGCTGATGGTGCACACGATCCGTACGGGCCGGAAGGGACGGGCCCGCAGGGCGGCAACGGAGGCGGCGGAGGCGCAGCCCCTGGGGGCCACACCTCCGCCGTCCGAAGCCTGA
- a CDS encoding DUF6227 family protein translates to MSDPYETTEEHLAKLLGRALNSFELPDATVGRLDSALAHSTSLHSSHHSSLSGLHRETYRHSFLLADGSHLVLWEMVHNTEHELYAAEEEARLAASRVRAGYPLEAASPEEEPDAADLEILRSLMSAPPMEIPRVYVPDNSADHARRVLRRAENADRPGETTARLLRRAFAHEIIQAFGAGCFFESTGFTLYEHAFLLLDGSEISLWEVEHTATPDGRHMCEVYETEDAARDAMEHRSRVR, encoded by the coding sequence TTGAGCGATCCGTACGAGACAACCGAGGAGCACCTCGCGAAGCTCCTCGGTCGCGCCCTCAACTCCTTCGAACTGCCCGACGCCACCGTCGGGCGCCTCGACTCCGCGCTGGCGCACAGCACTTCGCTGCACTCCTCCCACCACAGCTCCCTGTCCGGGCTGCACCGCGAGACCTACCGCCATTCGTTCCTGCTCGCCGACGGCAGCCATCTCGTCCTCTGGGAGATGGTCCACAACACCGAGCACGAGCTGTACGCGGCGGAAGAAGAGGCCCGCCTCGCCGCCTCGCGCGTGCGCGCCGGCTATCCGCTGGAGGCGGCCTCCCCCGAGGAGGAGCCCGACGCCGCCGACCTGGAGATCCTCAGGTCGCTGATGTCCGCGCCCCCGATGGAGATCCCCCGGGTGTACGTACCGGACAACTCCGCGGACCACGCCCGCCGTGTCCTGCGCCGCGCGGAGAACGCGGACCGGCCGGGCGAGACGACCGCGCGGCTGCTGCGGCGCGCCTTCGCCCACGAGATCATCCAGGCCTTCGGCGCGGGCTGCTTCTTCGAGTCCACGGGCTTCACGCTGTACGAGCACGCGTTCCTGCTGCTCGACGGCAGCGAGATCAGCCTCTGGGAGGTCGAGCACACGGCGACGCCCGACGGCCGCCACATGTGCGAGGTGTACGAGACGGAGGACGCGGCCCGCGACGCGATGGAGCACCGCTCGCGGGTGCGCTGA
- a CDS encoding P1 family peptidase, translating to MTTADAVTDVPGIRVGHARVPGERALSGTTVVLAPEGGAVAGVDVRGGGPGTRETDALDPRNLVERVDAVVLTGGSAYGLDAASGVMAWLEEQGRGFPLGPGVVPVVPGACLFDLGRGGDWRARPDASTGRAAVEAAARTGVGAVVEEGNVGAGTGAVAGGMKGGVGTASVTTASGAVVGALAVVNAVGSPVDPLTGVLYGEYGGRERPAYPDSELHATAQRRLAEARAANTRPQLNTTIAVVATDAVLTRPQAQKLAGTSHDGLARAVRPVHLMHDGDTVFTLATCTGTAPDPLALNEILAAGADALARAVAKAVRAARTVEGQGGTFLAYRDLYDLPDLS from the coding sequence ATGACAACAGCAGACGCAGTCACCGATGTGCCGGGGATCCGGGTCGGCCACGCGCGCGTGCCCGGCGAGCGCGCGCTGAGCGGCACCACCGTCGTGCTCGCCCCCGAGGGCGGCGCGGTCGCCGGTGTGGACGTGCGCGGCGGCGGGCCCGGTACGCGCGAGACGGACGCCCTCGATCCGCGCAACCTCGTCGAGCGGGTGGACGCCGTCGTGCTGACGGGCGGCAGCGCGTACGGGCTCGACGCGGCGTCCGGGGTGATGGCCTGGCTGGAGGAGCAGGGGCGCGGCTTCCCGCTCGGGCCCGGGGTCGTGCCGGTGGTCCCCGGTGCGTGCCTCTTCGACCTGGGGCGCGGCGGCGACTGGCGGGCGCGGCCCGACGCGTCGACGGGGCGGGCGGCCGTGGAAGCCGCCGCCCGTACGGGAGTTGGGGCGGTGGTCGAGGAGGGGAACGTCGGAGCGGGTACGGGAGCCGTCGCGGGCGGCATGAAGGGCGGCGTCGGCACGGCGAGCGTCACCACCGCGTCCGGGGCGGTCGTCGGCGCGCTGGCCGTCGTCAACGCGGTCGGCTCTCCGGTCGATCCGCTGACGGGCGTGCTGTACGGGGAGTACGGCGGCCGGGAGCGGCCCGCGTACCCGGACTCGGAGCTCCACGCGACGGCGCAGAGGCGCCTGGCCGAGGCGCGCGCCGCGAACACGCGCCCCCAGCTCAACACCACGATCGCCGTCGTCGCCACCGACGCCGTACTCACCCGCCCCCAGGCCCAGAAGCTCGCAGGCACCTCGCACGACGGCCTCGCCCGCGCGGTGCGCCCCGTCCATCTGATGCACGACGGCGACACCGTCTTCACCCTCGCCACCTGCACCGGAACAGCGCCCGACCCGCTCGCGCTCAACGAGATCCTGGCGGCGGGCGCGGACGCGCTGGCGCGTGCGGTGGCGAAGGCGGTGCGGGCGGCGCGGACCGTCGAGGGGCAGGGCGGCACGTTCCTCGCGTACCGCGATCTCTACGACCTGCCAGACCTCTCCTGA